The genomic region ACCTCCTCGGGGGCGGCCCTTAAAGGGCCAGACGCGCGTCCAGCCCGCGTCCAACCCGGTCTGCGGAGCCAGCACCGAGCAGCCGCCGCCCCTCCCTTTGCGTCTCCTCGGTTCGGCCgcctcgcccccgcccccccagcacTTTGGAGgcgggcccggggcggggcgcAGGTGCGGAGCGCGGCGACTGGGAGGGAAGTGGTCAGAGGTCCGGCAACTTGCAGTCTTCGTTCCGGGGTTCCGGGGTTCGGTCCCTCCTTCTTGGaggcgcccctgcccctgcccctgcccctgtcctccTGGCTCCGCCCACCTAGGTCACCTGAGTTCTGCTTTGGGCTTCAACCGTTCAGTTACCCAGATTGGCACCTAGGGAGGCAGGACTGGGGACACAGGTCTCAGAGAGGATCAGACATAGTAGGTCTTAAGTTGGAGGGCACcccaaaattatttcttcttgCTGACTGGCCCTCATGCTTCCACTCTCTGCACAATCATTGGGAGACATGCAGAGCTTCGGGGGAAACCAGGCAGAACTTAGAACTAACCCATCGCAGGATCACAGGCCATCCTCAGGGCCACCTTGGAGGTGAGCAGGGCAGAGTTGAGCAGGCTCACACTGCAGCCTGGGAAgggacttgtccaaagtcactcGGATAGAACACGCTCGTATAGAACAGGCAGGAACCCAGGCCTGGGGTACAGGGGGCTCCTCCCAGTTGGTTGGGAATAGTCTGGAGGCCCAGCCTTTCCCCTCCTTGATAGGAACAGGGGTGGGTTCTGGGAAAGCCTGAGTGGCAGGAGGAACCTGGGTCCCCAATAGGTGGAACAAGACTACGGGGAGCGGATGTTTGTGAGGCACATACTCTGTAAGGGACTTGACGTATGTTGGTTTGTTGGTTCACTTCACCCTCCCAACagccctgggggctgggaggtggtctcattttacagctggggaaacaggctcagagaagctaagggggccacagccaggattcaaacccaggtctgagGCCATTGCCCACAGTATCTCCCCTCGATGTCGCCTCCCATGCTTTGTCATCCCATTGAGCTGAACAAGCCTGCTGCTGAAAGTCTCTTTATTTCCACCTTGGTCTCCAATGCAAGCCCATCCCCAGGGCTCCGGGCCGGCAGCTGAGCAGCAgagagtttataaataaataagttacaaaAGCAGGTGGGGGAGCAGACCAGACAACCCTCCCAGGGACTGGGTACTCGGTGCTCAGTGCTCCGTGAGTGAGAGCCGCAGGATCCTCTGTAagtcttcctcctcctgctgcccccGCCGTTCCCGCTCCTCCTGCTCCCTCGAAGACAACTCCAGGGCCAGGCGAAGCTGCTCCTCAAAGCTtgggggggccggggccgggggtgTCCTGTGAGGGGACTCTGGGCCATTGGGCTCTGTGGACATCTGCAGGCTCTCTTGGAGGGCCCTTCCAGGCAAGGCGTGAGAGGGGAGAACAGACCAGTGAGCGCTAAGGCTGGGGAAGAAGGCCAAGTGTTGGGACATAGCTATGGAGGACAAGGTGGCTGGGACCTGGGAGACCGGAGAGAAGAGACGAGGCAGGGGACCCTGTGTCTCCCATCCTCATGCTGCCTTTGATGGCAGGCCACGTTGCTTCTGGAGGGTGGCCTCGGAGAGGGCATGGGGTCCTGGGACCAGCACCTCCCCGCCACCCACCGCCACCAGCCAAGGACCCCCTGGCTGGCAGGCTCCTTGGGGCAGGGCAGGCCGAGATACCGTCCCAGTAGGTGCTAGCGGGCCTCACCGCTCCAGCTGAAGCTGCTCCTCGTAGGCGGCGgcttggggaggagggtgggcacCGGGCCGGGTGTTGGTCAGGGCCTCCCAGACAGTCACCTGCAGCAGACAGAGCCCGGAGCTGTCACCTCTGgcgcccctgcccacccccagggtCTGGCCGCTGCCCGTGTCCCACCTGCTCCGCCTCCGCGCCcgcctcaagcaggctctgcctgatGGCGAACTGGAGCAGGGCGTCGTCCTCGTCGCGAAGGGGCTCGCTGCGCTCCGTGCCCAGCACGCTGTACCCCTCGGGCACCTCAAACACGGCGGGGTCCACCTCACACGGGAAAGGGCTCCCTGCGCAGAAGGGCAGCACTCAGCCCCGGGGCTCAGAGACCAGCGAGCAGCACCGCCGGCCCCCCTCGCCCGCGGCGGTACCTGAAGCTGTGACGGCAGAGCCAGAGCTGGGGGCCGGCACCCACACCGAGCTCAGGGGCTCGTCACAGCCACACAGGTTGCTGAAGGTGATGCGGGCGTTGAGCACGTGGAAAAGGGGGATCTCTGCGAGGAGACAGCCGAGCCTGAGCCAGAGGCCGGCACCACCCCGGGAGCTGCCCCAGACCCCCGGCTGCCCCAGACCGCCCCTCACCAATCTTGACCGGGAAGCCGGGGGGCAGGCGCAGGGTGATGAAGTCACGCAGCTTGGCAAAGTGAGCGTTGCTGATAGCCATCAGGTCAATGATGGGCGTCACCTGGTCACCCAGGGACAGTGGGTGCTCCTCGCTCAGCCACAGTGTTGCCTTGAACCTGCACAGGATGTGAGTCAAGGAACTCCGGATGGCCCTTCTGCTAAGACCCACGCACTCTGGACACCTGCCTTGACTCACACCCTCTGCCGGGCCTGAGGTGCCCTCTCGTCTGCTCAGCTGCCCCCGCCTGCCTGCCCCAGGAGCTTCTGTCCTTTGGCCCTACCGCCCGAGCTGCAGCCAGACCCTGGGCCCAGGCTGGGGCCTATGGCAGCTTGAGCCAGCTCAACTCATCTGGATGGAGAGGGCAGGGCCGGGCTGCTGGCTTCAATCATGGCCTTGTCCACAGCCGGGTCCTCCTCTCCAGCCCACAGCTGGCCAGCACCTCACCCTTTGCCACACTTTTGGGTCCAGCAAAGCCCAGAGGTCAGGACGACCAGGGTTCGAATCCAGCACTCGGTGGCTAAGTCTGCCTGTGGTTCATAGGGCAGTGCTGGGCTCACCGCAAGTTCTAcgtcatggctcatgagatccTCTTAGCACCCTTGTGGGCAGGTGGCTAAGTGTGACTGGTATTTTACTGAGGAAGAGAACAGACTCTCGGAGGAGAAGACGTTTCCTGGGGCCACAAAGCCGGGAGACAGTAGAGCTGTGAGCCCTTCCCCTCGGCCACAAGCTGGCCTCCAGGAGGTGCTCATTCAGTTGAACAGAAAACCATAAATGGGTGGTGctgctcattcactcattcattcattcactcactcactcactcactcactcactcactcactcaccaaAGAAGAGTAACCAATCCTCTGGTCCAAGCCCTCTGCCAACAACCATGGTTAAGACAGACCTGGCTCCTACCCCCAAGGAGGAGAGTCTAGAAGGAAGCTGGCTGGATGAGTGGGTCCCCCACTCTGGTGGGCCCCGTGTGTGACAGGAGTCTACAAGGGGCTCGGGGGACCAGGCGGCATCCGTGTCCCTGAGGGAAGTCCCCAAGCCAGCCCCACAACCTCACCTCTGCACTTTGCTGGACATCTCAATGGGGCGGCCGATGTTCCTGGACTCCAGGCTGAAGTTGGGGTCGAAGTATTCACTGGGGGAAATGGCTGTGGGGTTGGTGGGGCTGGCAGCCTGCTGCACAGGAGCCTGGGAGGGTCCCAGGACCGGGCTTAGTGCTCAGGAGGGTGGCTGCCTGGCCCTGCGTCACGGCCCCCTGCCcgtggcccccagccccctgggccCGGCTCACCCCGCTGTGAGAGGAGTGCTGCTGGGCCATCCCGAGGAAGGACTGGAATGGAGTCTTCCCTCCTGAGAAGGGGTGGGAGCCCGTGAGGAGACTTTGGGCCACTGCCCCCCGActgcccccacccaccatccACCCTGGGAGCCTCTGTCGGGTGGGAGACTGAGCACACGGGAACGGGGAGGCCTCCCAGCTCATGCCGGACGCTGCGGCCCTGGCCCCGGAGCAGGGTGACCCCGGCATATGGTGTGACTGGGCCACAGGCAGGCGCACCTGGGTTTACCTTTGCTCCTCGACTTGTCCTGATCAGAGAGGTGCTCCGTGCGAGTGCGTGTCACCAGCTCCACGTTGGTGGCACTGTATacctggggagcaggggggacACAGGCAgagctgagggctcagagcctgtcCCCCACACTCAGCCTCACCGGTACAGAACCCAAGCCCTCCTCTCCGCCGGGACAGACAGGACCTCGCGCCCCACAGTGGAGGAGGTGGCAGGGTCTGAACCATGGGGACTCAGTAACGAAGGGAAAATGCTCATTTTATCTCGGTAACCTGGGTCGGGGCTGGTGCCGGGGTGATCCCTATGTGCTCGGCAGGGCCTGGGCACTCGGGCCCCACTGAGTTCCCATCGCCGCACAGGGCCTCCAGAGCCTGTGggctactctgtctctcttccacaTGGGTGGACATGGAGAAGGGGTGGGGTTCCTGGGCCTTGTCTCctaccccagcccccaccactaGCCTCTCCTGCCTTGGCCTCGTAGCCGCTAACGGTTTCCATCTTCTCAGACCGCCAGCCCCAGATACCACATTTGTTCCTGAAACAGACCAAACAGGAGCTCATGAGGACCCGTGCCCCTCAACCTTAGCCAAAGCCTTCCCTTCCAAAGACCCCTTCCAATTAGCCTTCCCACTGTGAAACACGCAAGGGCCTTGATGAGGATGCCTGGACGGCTGGCGACCATCAAACAAGGACTGGGGACTAAAAAGTACTGAGGGATTATCATTGATTTTGTTAGGTGTGATGACAGTGTTGGGGCTGGTTTTAAAAAACATCCTCTGTTAGAGTCGTGTGCAGAAGCATTTACTGTGAAAATGATAGGACAcctgggaaggggcacctgggtggctcggtcggttgagcgtccgacttcggctcaggtcatgatctcacggtttgtgggtttgagccctgcgtcgggccctgtgctgacagctcagagcctggagcctgtttcagattctgtgtctccctctctctctgccccccccctcgcgctctgtctccctctgtctcaaaaataaacattaaaaatttttttaaaaaataaataaatgaaataaaataatcccaggtggctcagtcggttaagtgtccgacttcagctcaggtcatgatctcacggttcacaggttcaagccccacatcgggctctgaactgacatctcagaacccgaagcctgcttcagattcttgcctctctctctctctctctctctctctaacaaaaataaataaataaacattaaaataaaataaaataaaataaaacaaagcaaaacaaaataaaataatctggggtaaaaaggaaaaaagcaagaataGATTCAACAAGATAGGCAGAATGTTGGTAAGTGTTGAAGTGGGGTGATGGGAACTTTCTAactattctctctcctctcatatGTACATGTTTGAAATTTGCcataatacaaaatgaaaaataaaagtacgACAACAACAATAACTGCAACACATCAACAGACATCCATTTCAATAATGGACAGGACAAGCAGAcaaaagatcaacaaggaaacagaagacttgaacaacccTATAAGCCAGACTTAACACACTTCCCTCGAACACTCCACCCAACCACAACAGAACACATTTTCTTCTCAGGTGCGCGTGGAACATTTTTCAGGATGCATTATATGCGAGGCCATAAAAGAAGcttcaataaaactgaaaggagaaaaatcctATAAAGTATGTTCCCCAACCACTAGGGGATGAaataagaaatcaataacagagtAAAGATTTGGGAAACTCACAAATGTGTGGAAAGTAAACAGCACACTCCTAAAAAACCCAAAGGATTGATGAACAgatcaaaagagaaatcagaaaatgctctgaaataaatggaaagaaagattcGATACATCAAAACTTATGGGACGCAGCtgaagcagtgcttagagggaaatttacagctgtaaatgacaagaaaaaagtaaagaccTAAGTAAGTGGGAAATGATCACATGTCCTTGGTAGGGGGCACCCaacattgttaagatggcagTACTCTGCAAGCTGAGTTACAGATTCAGCGCAAACCCTATCAGAATCCCACCtggcttctttgtagaaattgacagaCTGAATCTGGAATTCAGGTGAAATTGCAAGGGACCCAGAAGACCCAAAATAATcgtgagaaagaagaacaaagtcaaaagacacacacttcccaatttcaaaacttaccacgAGGCAGCGCTTAATTAAGGCAGTGTGGCACCAGCACAAGGACCGACAGAAATCAACAGAATGGAATGAAGAGTCAATTGATTTTCCACAGgcgtgccaagaccattcaatggggaaagaacagtctcttgaACACACGGTGCTGGGACAAGTGGATCGTCACCTCTAAAAGAATGAAGTCGGACCCTTACCACCCACaaatatgaattcaaaatggGTCAGAAGTAAGAACTAAAAAgtatacggggcgcctgggtggctcagtcggttaagcgtccgacttcggctcaggtcatgatctcacggtccgtgagttcgagccccgcgtcaggctctgggctgacggctcggagcctggagcctgcttcggattctgtgactccctctctctctgaccctccccgttcatgctctgtctctctctgtctcaaaaataaataaacattaaaaaaaaaaaaaagtataaaactttcagaagaaaacacaggggaaaatctttgtgactttggatttGACAAAGTCAAATATTGGTAGATGCGTGATGgtagaagcacaggtgacaaaggaaacaacagatgcatCGGATCTCGTGAAAATTAAAAACCTGTGCTtgaaaggacaccatcaagacaTGTGAAAAGTCAGCCCATAagatgggaggaaatatttgtaaatcacgtACCTGATGAGGGATGTACATCTGgagtatgtaaagaactcttgcaactcaatgataaaaagataacccaattgttggggcacctaggtggctcaactggttaagcatctgactcttgatttcagctcaggtcatgatctcacattcgtgagtttgagccctgcgtcgggctctgcgctgacagtgcagagcctgcttgggattctctctccctccctccttccctccgtctctacccctcccctgctcgtgctctctctctctcctctctctcaaaataaacatacatatatatatatatgtatatatatatatacatatatatatgtattttttttttagaaagataacCCAATTGTTAAAATGcgcaaaggatctgaacagacacttctccaaagaagatatacagatggctaataagcacatgaaaaggtgctcagtatCACTGATcgttaaggaaatgcaaatcaaagccacaatgagataccacttctcACATCCACCACCACGGTGGTtataatccaaaaataaataaacgaacatcaagtgttggtgaggacgtgaaGAAACCAGAACCCTCAtacacggtgtgtgtgtgtgtgtgtgtgtgt from Panthera uncia isolate 11264 chromosome D1, Puncia_PCG_1.0, whole genome shotgun sequence harbors:
- the ANKRD13D gene encoding ankyrin repeat domain-containing protein 13D, which gives rise to MAGPGPTFPLHRLVWANRHRELEAALHSRQHDIEQEDPRGRTPLELAVSLGNLESVRVLLRHNANVGKESCQGWAVLQEAVSTGDPEMVQLVLQYRDYQRATQRLAGIPELLSKLRQAPDFYVEMKWEFTSWVPLVSKMCPSDVYRVWKRGESLRVDTSLLGFEHMTWQRGRRSFIFKGQEAGALVMEVDHDRQVVHTETLGLALHEPEALLAAMRPTEEHVASRLTSPIVSTHLDTRNVAFERNKCGIWGWRSEKMETVSGYEAKVYSATNVELVTRTRTEHLSDQDKSRSKGGKTPFQSFLGMAQQHSSHSGAPVQQAASPTNPTAISPSEYFDPNFSLESRNIGRPIEMSSKVQRFKATLWLSEEHPLSLGDQVTPIIDLMAISNAHFAKLRDFITLRLPPGFPVKIEIPLFHVLNARITFSNLCGCDEPLSSVWVPAPSSGSAVTASGSPFPCEVDPAVFEVPEGYSVLGTERSEPLRDEDDALLQFAIRQSLLEAGAEAEQVTVWEALTNTRPGAHPPPQAAAYEEQLQLERALQESLQMSTEPNGPESPHRTPPAPAPPSFEEQLRLALELSSREQEERERRGQQEEEDLQRILRLSLTEH